The following proteins are co-located in the uncultured Propionivibrio sp. genome:
- a CDS encoding ABC transporter permease has protein sequence MFAYLVRRLLYAIPILIGVNLITFALFFVVNTPDDMARMQLGVKRVTAEAIEKWKAERGYDKPLFVNVQAPGVGVVTETIFFTKSARLFVGDFGRAEDGRDIAREIRTRMGPSLAIALPTFVLGLFVTVSLALMLAFFRATPLDFWGVVLCVAMMSISGLFYIIGGQYLISKLWRLVPISGFSAGLDAWKFLILPVLIGVVSGIGSSTRWYRTIFLEEIGKDYVRTARAKGLSELAVLFRHVLRNALIPILTGVVVVIPLLFMGSLLTESFFGIPGLGSYTIDAIQAQDFAVVRAMVFIGSVLYIVGLILTDLSYSWVDPRIRFES, from the coding sequence ATGTTCGCCTATCTCGTCCGCCGCCTGCTTTATGCGATTCCGATTTTGATCGGCGTGAATCTGATCACCTTCGCGCTGTTCTTCGTCGTCAATACGCCTGACGACATGGCGCGCATGCAACTCGGCGTCAAGCGCGTGACGGCCGAGGCGATCGAGAAGTGGAAGGCCGAGCGCGGCTACGACAAGCCGCTCTTCGTCAATGTGCAAGCTCCGGGTGTCGGCGTCGTCACCGAGACGATCTTCTTCACCAAGTCGGCGCGGCTTTTCGTCGGCGATTTCGGGCGCGCCGAGGATGGCCGCGACATCGCCCGCGAAATCAGGACACGCATGGGGCCGTCGCTGGCGATCGCGCTGCCGACCTTCGTGCTCGGCCTCTTCGTCACCGTCAGCCTGGCGCTGATGCTGGCGTTCTTCCGTGCGACCCCGCTCGATTTCTGGGGCGTCGTGCTGTGCGTGGCGATGATGTCGATTTCCGGCTTGTTCTACATCATCGGCGGGCAATACCTGATCAGCAAGCTCTGGCGGCTGGTGCCGATCTCGGGCTTCAGCGCCGGGCTCGACGCCTGGAAATTCCTGATTCTGCCTGTGTTGATCGGTGTCGTTTCGGGCATCGGGTCGTCGACGCGCTGGTATCGCACGATCTTCCTCGAGGAGATCGGCAAGGACTACGTGCGGACAGCACGCGCCAAGGGGCTGTCCGAACTCGCCGTGCTCTTCCGGCATGTGCTGCGCAACGCGCTGATCCCGATCCTGACCGGCGTCGTGGTGGTCATCCCGCTGTTGTTCATGGGCTCGCTGCTGACCGAATCCTTTTTCGGCATTCCCGGTCTCGGCAGCTACACCATCGACGCGATTCAGGCGCAGGATTTCGCTGTCGTCCGGGCGATGGTCTTCATCGGTTCGGTGCTCTACATCGTTGGCCTGATCCTGACCGACCTTTCCTACAGCTGGGTGGATCCGCGGATCCGCTTCGAGTCATGA
- a CDS encoding SurA N-terminal domain-containing protein, whose translation MFDAVRNNQRIVQIFLGLITLPFAFWGVDSYVRNSGAGSDVASVGDTKITVPQFDAALRERQDQMRQALGQNFRPEMLNTPDARLSVLNGMIDQRLLLIESSKNRLVTTDEALRDVIAKIPALQENGKFSMEKYENALRAQGMSQPQFEAKLRQDLTMRQLMGTVGDSAFVAQAQADTVMNLQLEERQFNEFRFPAEQFLDKVKLAADAAQKYYDENKAQFEIAEQIKAEFLILSQDAIQSQATVSDAEVKSWYESHKDKYQQPEERRASHILIMAKNDGEKAAAKAKAEDVLKEVRKAPAKFAELAKQYSQDPGSAKAGGDLGYFGRGSMVKAFEDTVFKQKEGDISEVLESEFGYHIIKLTGIKPAKVRSLDEVRADIESDLKRQTATRKFAEAAESFNNTVYEQSDSLQPAADKFKLKIQQSGWLKKNPDPREAAMLGPFANEKILGALFSEDSIKGKRNTEAYEIAPNTLLSARVLEHVPASTKPFESVRADIEKLLKLREAASLAQAAGEARLEELRKGGDDKLAWSASKQASRMVPRDLPPAAIRALFKADVQKLPAYVGASTGNAYAIYKVVKVGMPEKLDEARRQALRNEYTRILAQEELSAYVNALRARTKIDINTAALEARESR comes from the coding sequence ATGTTTGACGCCGTACGCAACAATCAGAGAATCGTTCAGATATTCCTGGGACTGATCACCTTGCCGTTTGCCTTCTGGGGCGTCGACTCCTACGTCCGGAACTCCGGGGCCGGCAGCGACGTCGCCAGTGTCGGCGATACGAAGATCACCGTGCCGCAATTCGATGCCGCGCTGCGTGAGCGCCAGGATCAGATGCGCCAGGCGCTCGGCCAGAACTTCCGGCCGGAAATGCTGAATACGCCCGACGCCCGCCTGAGCGTGCTCAACGGCATGATCGACCAGCGCCTGCTGCTGATCGAATCGAGCAAGAACCGGCTCGTCACCACCGACGAGGCGCTGCGCGACGTCATCGCCAAGATTCCGGCCTTGCAGGAAAACGGCAAGTTCTCGATGGAGAAATACGAAAATGCCTTGCGTGCCCAGGGGATGTCGCAGCCGCAGTTTGAAGCCAAGCTGCGCCAGGACCTGACGATGCGGCAACTGATGGGCACGGTCGGCGATTCGGCCTTCGTCGCCCAGGCGCAGGCCGATACCGTCATGAATCTGCAGCTTGAGGAGCGGCAGTTCAACGAATTCCGCTTCCCGGCCGAGCAGTTCCTCGACAAGGTCAAGCTCGCGGCCGACGCGGCGCAGAAATATTACGACGAGAACAAGGCGCAGTTCGAGATCGCCGAGCAGATCAAGGCCGAGTTCCTGATCCTGTCACAGGACGCGATCCAGTCGCAGGCGACGGTCAGCGATGCAGAGGTGAAATCCTGGTACGAGAGCCATAAGGACAAATACCAGCAGCCCGAAGAACGTCGCGCCAGCCATATCCTGATCATGGCCAAGAATGACGGCGAGAAGGCCGCGGCCAAGGCGAAGGCCGAGGACGTGCTGAAGGAAGTGCGCAAGGCGCCGGCGAAGTTCGCCGAACTCGCCAAGCAGTATTCGCAGGATCCCGGTTCGGCCAAGGCCGGCGGCGATCTCGGCTATTTTGGTCGCGGGTCGATGGTCAAGGCTTTCGAGGATACCGTCTTCAAGCAGAAGGAAGGCGATATTTCGGAGGTGCTCGAATCGGAATTCGGTTATCACATCATCAAGCTCACCGGCATCAAGCCCGCCAAGGTGCGTTCGCTTGACGAAGTGCGCGCCGACATTGAGAGCGACCTCAAGCGGCAGACGGCGACGCGCAAGTTCGCCGAGGCGGCGGAGTCCTTCAACAACACGGTGTATGAGCAGTCGGACAGCCTCCAGCCGGCGGCGGACAAATTCAAGCTCAAGATCCAGCAGAGCGGCTGGCTGAAGAAGAATCCCGATCCGCGTGAAGCGGCGATGCTCGGGCCGTTCGCCAACGAGAAGATCCTTGGCGCGCTGTTTTCCGAGGATTCGATCAAGGGCAAGCGCAATACCGAAGCCTACGAAATCGCACCGAACACGCTCCTGTCGGCGCGGGTGCTCGAACATGTGCCGGCCTCGACGAAGCCTTTCGAGTCGGTTCGCGCCGATATCGAAAAACTGCTCAAGTTGCGCGAAGCGGCGAGCCTGGCGCAAGCCGCCGGTGAAGCGCGTCTCGAAGAACTGCGCAAGGGCGGCGACGACAAACTGGCCTGGTCGGCGAGCAAGCAGGCCTCGCGCATGGTGCCGCGCGATCTGCCGCCGGCTGCCATCCGGGCGCTGTTCAAGGCCGATGTCCAGAAGCTGCCGGCCTATGTCGGCGCCAGCACGGGCAATGCTTACGCAATCTACAAGGTTGTCAAGGTCGGCATGCCGGAGAAGCTCGACGAGGCGCGCCGTCAGGCGCTGCGTAACGAGTACACGCGGATTCTGGCGCAGGAGGAACTGTCTGCGTATGTGAATGCGCTGCGCGCTCGCACCAAGATCGACATCAATACGGCGGCGCTCGAAGCGCGCGAGTCGCGCTGA
- a CDS encoding IclR family transcriptional regulator C-terminal domain-containing protein: MIEKIDLDKRDWIAGLEKGLRVIEAFNDAHPRLTASTAARRTGITRSAARRYLLTLQHLGYVDSDGQHFWLTPKVLRLGWSYFDSAKVPRAAQPHLQRISVALGGAAFFAVLDEDDVVFVARDGFSQIQNVGFVLGARLSANLVAAGVAMLSCQSPAEIDHWLTGRKFVAYTPHTATTEAAVRENINNARNRGYALLEQQLTLAVRGIAVPIRKRSGEIVGAVSVSLPMEGETSERAVARALPLLREAEYALMSAF; this comes from the coding sequence ATGATTGAGAAAATTGATCTCGACAAGCGTGACTGGATCGCCGGATTGGAGAAGGGCTTGCGGGTCATTGAAGCCTTCAACGACGCGCATCCGCGGCTGACGGCCTCGACCGCGGCACGGCGCACCGGCATCACGCGTTCGGCGGCGCGGCGATATCTCCTGACGCTGCAGCACCTCGGCTATGTCGACAGTGACGGTCAGCATTTCTGGCTGACGCCGAAAGTGCTGCGCCTCGGCTGGTCCTATTTCGATTCGGCCAAGGTGCCGCGCGCCGCCCAGCCGCACCTTCAGCGCATCAGCGTCGCGCTCGGCGGCGCGGCGTTTTTCGCCGTGCTCGACGAGGATGACGTCGTCTTTGTCGCGCGCGACGGCTTCAGCCAGATCCAGAACGTCGGCTTCGTGCTCGGTGCGCGGCTGTCGGCCAATCTCGTCGCCGCCGGTGTGGCGATGTTGTCCTGCCAGTCGCCGGCCGAGATCGACCATTGGCTGACGGGGCGCAAGTTCGTCGCCTACACGCCGCATACGGCGACGACCGAGGCGGCGGTGCGCGAGAACATCAACAATGCGCGCAATCGCGGTTATGCCTTGCTCGAACAGCAGCTGACGCTGGCGGTGCGCGGCATCGCCGTGCCGATCCGCAAGCGCAGTGGCGAGATCGTCGGTGCCGTCAGCGTCAGCCTGCCGATGGAGGGCGAAACCTCCGAGCGCGCCGTGGCGCGGGCCTTGCCCCTGCTGCGCGAAGCCGAATACGCGCTGATGTCGGCCTTTTGA
- a CDS encoding TIM barrel protein has translation MNFNDFGIDSASLAGSLETRLAAAKQAGFTQIMISAADIVGHPQDTETAVQAIRRSGLRVTGLEALRDFEGLDGRMHDYKVDVAKSMLTLGDRIQSRMLVAEASSSTHADTDPEKIAKDLRKLAFLALPKGIRIAYKGLSWSRTAKDFIAAADIVGLADCPNLGLAIDVFDIIAAGVPVEDLDAIFTPRVFLVQLSDFMLQEVRSSEEEIMTAARFRVFPGEGAHSDILSKFVVKLEDNGYFGDYSFDVYNSDYLQMPPEEIALRARRAADWLGETVLRRTLPVPNMERLRQGGRP, from the coding sequence ATGAATTTCAACGATTTCGGCATCGATAGCGCCTCGCTCGCCGGCTCGCTCGAGACGCGTCTGGCAGCGGCCAAACAGGCGGGGTTCACGCAGATCATGATTTCGGCGGCCGATATCGTCGGCCACCCGCAGGACACCGAAACTGCGGTGCAGGCCATCCGGCGCAGCGGACTGCGCGTCACCGGCCTGGAAGCGCTGCGCGATTTCGAGGGCCTCGACGGTCGCATGCACGATTACAAGGTCGATGTCGCCAAGTCGATGCTGACCCTGGGCGACCGCATCCAGAGCCGCATGCTGGTGGCGGAGGCTTCGTCGTCGACGCATGCCGACACGGACCCCGAAAAGATCGCCAAGGATCTGCGCAAGCTCGCCTTCCTCGCCTTGCCGAAAGGCATCCGCATCGCCTACAAGGGGCTGTCGTGGAGCCGTACCGCCAAGGATTTCATCGCCGCCGCCGATATCGTCGGCCTGGCTGATTGTCCGAATCTCGGCCTCGCCATCGACGTTTTCGACATCATCGCCGCCGGCGTGCCGGTGGAGGATCTCGATGCGATCTTCACGCCGCGCGTTTTCCTCGTTCAGCTTTCCGACTTCATGCTCCAGGAAGTGCGTTCGTCGGAGGAGGAAATCATGACCGCGGCGCGCTTCCGGGTGTTTCCGGGCGAAGGTGCGCACAGCGACATCCTCTCGAAGTTCGTCGTCAAGCTCGAGGACAACGGCTATTTCGGTGATTACAGTTTCGACGTCTACAACAGCGATTACCTGCAGATGCCGCCCGAGGAAATCGCGCTGCGCGCGCGCCGCGCCGCCGACTGGCTCGGCGAGACCGTGTTGCGGCGGACGCTGCCGGTGCCCAACATGGAGCGCCTGCGGCAGGGCGGTCGGCCCTGA
- the fabI gene encoding enoyl-ACP reductase FabI: MGFLADKRILITGLLSKHSIAYGIAKACHREGAKLAFTYQNERFEERLAKFAAEFDSTLIFPCDVSDDAQIDQLFVEIGKHWEGLDGMVHSIAYAPTEAIEGDFLDGITRDAFRIAHDVSSYSFPALAKAARPLLLKGNNPALLALTYLGGVRTMPNYNTMGLAKASLEAATRYLAFCLGPQGIRANAISAGPIKTLAASGIGNFGKLLAYNAHHAPLRRNVTIEEVGNVAAFMLSDLASAITGEITYVDGGLNTTALGNTDPLPV, from the coding sequence ATGGGATTTCTTGCAGACAAGCGCATTCTGATCACGGGCCTTCTGTCCAAGCATTCGATTGCCTACGGCATCGCCAAGGCCTGCCACCGCGAGGGCGCAAAGCTCGCCTTCACCTATCAGAACGAGCGCTTCGAGGAGCGTCTCGCCAAGTTCGCGGCCGAATTCGACAGCACGCTGATTTTCCCCTGCGACGTCTCCGACGACGCACAGATCGACCAACTCTTCGTCGAAATCGGCAAGCACTGGGAAGGCCTCGACGGCATGGTGCACTCGATCGCCTACGCGCCGACCGAAGCCATCGAAGGGGATTTCCTCGACGGCATCACGCGCGACGCCTTCCGCATCGCTCACGACGTCTCGTCGTACAGCTTCCCGGCACTGGCCAAGGCCGCCCGTCCGCTGCTGCTCAAGGGCAACAACCCGGCGCTGCTGGCGCTGACCTACCTCGGCGGCGTGCGCACGATGCCGAACTACAACACGATGGGCCTCGCCAAGGCCAGCCTCGAAGCCGCCACCCGTTACCTCGCCTTCTGCCTCGGCCCGCAGGGCATCCGCGCCAACGCCATTTCGGCCGGCCCGATCAAGACGCTGGCGGCCTCCGGCATCGGCAACTTCGGCAAACTGCTGGCCTACAACGCGCACCACGCGCCGCTGCGCCGCAACGTGACGATCGAGGAAGTCGGCAACGTCGCCGCTTTCATGCTGTCCGATCTCGCCAGCGCCATCACCGGCGAAATCACTTACGTTGACGGCGGTCTCAACACCACCGCGCTCGGCAACACCGATCCGCTGCCGGTCTGA
- a CDS encoding ABC transporter substrate-binding protein produces the protein MSLLRLIVLLAGAAMLAACDSEQNDPYPAAERGQAILYSAFTERPKHLDPAQSYTEDENTFIAQIYEPPLQYHYLKRPYSLIPGAAGQVPVPDYYDAAGKRLPADAPAASIARSVYEIRLRPDIRYQPHPAFAVGDDGRPVYETIDAATLAKVERIADFPRTGTRELTADDYIYQIKRLAHPQLHSPIFGMMAAHIVGLRELGDALQQAAKANPDTWLDLDRFPLSGVERVDRTTYRVTLRGKYPQFLYWLAMPFFAPVPREVDRFYSQPGMAAKNLSLDWYPVGTGPFMLTENNPNRRMVLERNPNFHGETYPCEGEAGDREAGLLADCGKPLPLIDRAVFSREKESIPYWNKFLQGYYDASGIASDSFDQAVRLAVGGDVALTDEMQAKGIRLLTSVRTSTFYMGFNLLDPVVGGKDGVGEARARKLRQAVSIAVDQEEFISIFMNGRGIPAMSPLPPGIFGFVEGEGGINPVVYDWIDGRAWRKPVEAARKLLAEAGWPNGRDAKTGEPLVLYLDTTGGGMGDKSRLDWLTRQFAKIDIQLVVRSTDFNRFQEKVRKGAVQLYYLGWNADYPDPENFFFLLVGAEGKVAQGGENASNYVNPAFDRLFAEMKDMDNTPQRLDIVRRMNRLLQDDAPWVFGFHPKNYALGHAWLLNRKPNDVANNTLKYQRIDVAARAAARHAWNAPVLWPLAALLLIGVAIVVPAVVAYRRRERRNARGNDGR, from the coding sequence ATGTCCCTTTTGCGTCTGATTGTATTGCTGGCAGGCGCGGCCATGCTGGCCGCCTGCGACAGCGAGCAGAACGATCCGTATCCAGCCGCCGAGCGCGGGCAGGCGATCCTCTATTCGGCCTTCACCGAACGGCCCAAGCACCTCGATCCGGCGCAGTCCTACACCGAGGACGAAAACACCTTCATTGCCCAGATCTACGAACCGCCCCTGCAGTATCACTATCTCAAGCGCCCCTATTCGCTGATTCCCGGTGCCGCCGGGCAGGTGCCGGTTCCGGATTACTACGATGCCGCCGGCAAGCGCCTGCCGGCGGATGCGCCGGCCGCGTCGATCGCGCGCAGCGTCTACGAGATCCGGTTGCGTCCGGACATCCGCTACCAGCCGCATCCGGCCTTCGCAGTCGGCGACGACGGTCGTCCGGTCTATGAAACGATCGATGCGGCGACGCTGGCGAAGGTTGAGCGAATCGCCGATTTTCCCCGCACCGGCACGCGCGAACTGACCGCCGACGACTATATCTACCAGATCAAGCGCCTCGCGCATCCGCAACTGCATTCGCCGATCTTCGGCATGATGGCGGCGCACATCGTCGGCCTGCGCGAACTCGGCGACGCCTTGCAGCAGGCGGCCAAGGCGAATCCCGACACCTGGCTCGATCTCGATCGCTTCCCGCTCTCCGGCGTCGAGCGCGTCGACCGCACGACCTACCGCGTCACGCTCAGGGGCAAGTATCCGCAATTCCTTTACTGGCTGGCGATGCCGTTCTTCGCGCCGGTGCCGCGCGAGGTCGATCGCTTCTACAGCCAGCCGGGCATGGCGGCGAAGAACCTGTCGCTCGACTGGTATCCGGTCGGCACCGGACCGTTCATGCTGACCGAAAACAATCCGAACCGGCGCATGGTGCTCGAACGCAATCCGAATTTCCACGGCGAGACCTATCCCTGCGAGGGCGAAGCGGGCGACCGCGAGGCCGGCCTGCTCGCCGATTGCGGCAAACCGCTGCCCTTGATTGATCGTGCCGTGTTCTCGCGCGAGAAGGAAAGCATCCCTTATTGGAACAAGTTCCTGCAGGGCTACTACGATGCATCCGGCATCGCCTCCGACAGTTTCGACCAGGCCGTGCGCCTTGCCGTCGGCGGCGATGTGGCGCTGACCGACGAGATGCAGGCCAAGGGCATCCGGTTGCTGACGAGCGTACGCACCTCGACCTTCTACATGGGCTTCAACCTGCTCGACCCTGTCGTCGGCGGCAAGGACGGCGTCGGCGAGGCGCGGGCGCGCAAGCTGCGGCAGGCGGTGTCGATCGCCGTCGATCAGGAGGAGTTCATCTCGATCTTCATGAACGGGCGCGGGATTCCGGCGATGAGTCCGCTGCCGCCCGGCATCTTCGGCTTTGTCGAGGGCGAGGGCGGCATCAATCCGGTGGTCTACGACTGGATCGACGGTCGCGCCTGGCGCAAACCGGTCGAAGCGGCGCGCAAGCTGCTTGCCGAAGCCGGCTGGCCGAACGGGCGCGATGCGAAGACCGGCGAGCCGCTCGTGCTCTATCTCGATACCACCGGCGGCGGCATGGGCGACAAGTCGCGGCTCGACTGGCTGACGCGGCAGTTTGCCAAGATCGACATCCAGCTCGTCGTGCGCTCGACCGATTTCAACCGTTTCCAGGAAAAAGTACGCAAGGGCGCCGTGCAGCTCTATTACCTCGGCTGGAACGCCGACTATCCCGATCCGGAGAATTTTTTCTTCCTGCTCGTCGGGGCTGAGGGCAAGGTGGCGCAGGGCGGCGAGAACGCGTCGAATTACGTGAATCCGGCCTTCGACCGGCTGTTCGCCGAAATGAAGGATATGGACAACACGCCGCAGCGCCTCGACATCGTCCGGCGCATGAACCGCCTGCTGCAGGACGACGCGCCCTGGGTCTTCGGCTTCCATCCGAAGAACTACGCGCTCGGCCACGCCTGGCTGCTCAACCGCAAGCCGAACGATGTCGCCAACAATACCCTCAAGTACCAGCGCATCGACGTCGCCGCCCGTGCCGCCGCGCGTCACGCCTGGAATGCACCGGTGCTGTGGCCGCTGGCGGCGCTGTTGCTGATCGGTGTTGCCATCGTGGTGCCAGCAGTCGTTGCCTATCGCCGGCGTGAGCGGCGCAATGCGCGGGGGAACGATGGCCGCTAA
- a CDS encoding aldehyde dehydrogenase family protein, with amino-acid sequence MSRQNDMAERYAELKCSPEQIQELDEAFARADKAQREFEKWDQASIDRTIQSIAQIVANSKTFHELVMLGISESDFGDPVSREAKRFKIRGILRDCLREKSVGIIEEIPEKRIVKYAKPVGVIGCVIPATNPDLTPAGNAIYAIKARNAIIFCPHPRTLKTSRKTIELMREGLRRVGAPEDLVQILGYKGKINKGFSEAMMTKVDLIIATGGQGVVRRAYMSGTPAYAVGAGNATMIWDETARKELNKAAFNTMRSKTSDFGSGCSADGNIVIHESIWADALKELVAVGGYMMSPSEQEAMRKVMWDDECHRHSDTVALSAVDMAKHAGFAIPDDRKFLIASHGTGIFNESLEGVWCREKLSTVLAVHQYRGEFQNAIDTIMAIHEVGGIGHSVGIFSFDDDHIHRLASVARVGRIMVRQPQSKANSGSMNNGMPMTSSIGCGTWAGNATSENIHLHHYMNVTWVSWEFDKPDPMVDAELFGEFYDPELEKIQYSPY; translated from the coding sequence ATGAGCAGACAGAATGACATGGCGGAGCGCTACGCGGAGTTGAAGTGCTCGCCGGAGCAGATTCAGGAGCTGGACGAGGCGTTTGCGCGGGCGGACAAGGCGCAGCGCGAGTTCGAGAAGTGGGACCAGGCGTCGATTGACCGGACGATCCAGTCGATTGCGCAGATCGTCGCCAACTCCAAGACCTTCCATGAACTGGTGATGCTCGGCATTTCCGAGAGCGATTTTGGTGATCCGGTCAGCCGCGAGGCCAAGCGTTTCAAGATTCGCGGCATCCTGCGCGATTGTCTGCGCGAGAAGTCCGTCGGCATCATCGAGGAGATTCCCGAGAAGCGCATCGTCAAGTATGCCAAGCCGGTCGGCGTCATCGGCTGCGTCATTCCCGCCACCAATCCCGACCTCACCCCGGCCGGCAATGCCATTTACGCCATCAAGGCGCGTAATGCCATCATCTTCTGTCCGCATCCGCGCACGCTCAAGACCAGCCGCAAGACGATCGAACTGATGCGCGAAGGCCTGCGTCGCGTCGGTGCCCCGGAGGATCTCGTCCAGATCCTCGGCTACAAGGGCAAGATCAACAAGGGCTTCTCCGAAGCGATGATGACCAAGGTCGATCTGATCATCGCCACCGGTGGCCAGGGCGTCGTCCGGCGCGCCTACATGTCCGGCACCCCGGCCTATGCCGTCGGCGCCGGCAATGCCACGATGATCTGGGACGAGACGGCCAGGAAGGAGCTCAACAAGGCCGCTTTCAACACCATGCGCTCGAAGACCTCCGATTTCGGCTCCGGCTGCTCCGCTGACGGCAACATCGTCATTCACGAGAGCATCTGGGCCGACGCGCTCAAGGAACTCGTTGCCGTCGGCGGTTACATGATGAGCCCGTCCGAGCAGGAGGCCATGCGCAAGGTCATGTGGGACGACGAATGCCATCGTCACTCCGACACCGTCGCCCTCTCTGCCGTCGATATGGCCAAGCACGCCGGTTTCGCCATCCCCGACGACCGCAAGTTCCTCATCGCCTCACACGGCACCGGCATCTTCAACGAGTCGCTCGAAGGCGTCTGGTGCCGCGAGAAGCTCTCCACCGTCCTCGCCGTCCATCAGTACCGCGGCGAATTCCAGAACGCCATCGACACCATCATGGCGATCCATGAGGTCGGCGGCATCGGTCACTCGGTCGGCATCTTCTCCTTCGATGACGATCACATCCACCGTCTCGCTTCCGTCGCCCGCGTCGGCCGCATCATGGTCCGCCAGCCCCAGTCCAAGGCCAACTCCGGCAGCATGAACAACGGCATGCCGATGACCTCCTCGATCGGCTGCGGCACCTGGGCCGGCAACGCCACCAGCGAGAACATCCACCTCCATCACTACATGAACGTCACCTGGGTCTCCTGGGAGTTCGACAAGCCCGATCCCATGGTCGATGCCGAACTCTTCGGCGAGTTCTACGACCCCGAACTCGAAAAAATCCAGTACTCGCCTTATTGA
- a CDS encoding VOC family protein, with translation MEHHADHESIPELINPIGMDGIEFIEYTTSRPQALGDVLERMGFRPVARHRSREVELYRQGSMNIVINSQPADLPRTVSPVEHPIISAVAFRVRDAEAAFRRAKDLGCWDVPPRAQALELNIPGIHGVGESLIYFVDRYDEFSIFDIDFRAIPGVERHPPAINKLGFFGLVQYVGVERAEDWVEFYRQIFGFTRIPDNVRYGIMPRGVLLQSPCRKFFLQLIEPEGAAQFAAMEENLQRIGLGTPDVLGTAAELEKRGIEFLSTERVRTTERGALTTSALGGVMFELVHTTPDMQA, from the coding sequence ATGGAACATCACGCTGACCACGAGTCGATCCCAGAGCTGATCAATCCGATCGGCATGGACGGGATCGAATTCATCGAATACACGACATCGCGTCCGCAGGCCCTCGGCGACGTGCTCGAACGCATGGGCTTCCGTCCGGTGGCGCGGCACCGCTCGCGCGAGGTCGAACTGTACCGCCAGGGGTCGATGAACATCGTGATCAATTCGCAGCCGGCCGACCTGCCGCGCACGGTGTCGCCGGTCGAGCATCCGATCATCAGCGCCGTGGCCTTCCGCGTGCGCGACGCTGAGGCCGCGTTCCGCCGTGCGAAGGATCTCGGCTGCTGGGACGTGCCGCCGCGGGCGCAGGCGCTGGAACTCAATATTCCCGGCATTCACGGCGTCGGCGAAAGCCTGATCTATTTTGTCGACCGCTATGACGAATTCTCGATCTTCGACATCGATTTTCGCGCCATTCCGGGCGTCGAGCGCCATCCGCCGGCGATCAACAAGCTCGGTTTCTTCGGCCTCGTGCAATATGTCGGCGTCGAGCGGGCCGAGGACTGGGTCGAGTTCTATCGCCAGATCTTCGGCTTCACCCGCATTCCCGACAACGTGCGTTATGGCATCATGCCGCGCGGCGTGCTCTTGCAGAGTCCCTGCCGCAAGTTCTTCCTGCAGCTGATCGAGCCCGAGGGCGCGGCACAGTTCGCGGCAATGGAGGAGAATCTGCAGCGCATTGGCCTCGGTACGCCCGACGTGCTCGGCACCGCCGCAGAACTCGAAAAGCGCGGCATCGAATTCCTGTCGACCGAGCGCGTCCGCACCACCGAGCGCGGTGCGCTGACAACCTCAGCGCTTGGCGGCGTGATGTTCGAGCTGGTTCACACCACCCCCGATATGCAAGCCTGA